The following are from one region of the Geoalkalibacter subterraneus genome:
- a CDS encoding NADH-quinone oxidoreductase subunit N, with product MENLVQDAIQNVNMAAIMPSFILVLFGMAVMMVTVFSPKGKTAHISWVSIAGLVITAFVAFGGWNANEVGFHGSVVMDNFATFFNMTFIVAAILTILMSDDYIQREGYPLGEYYALILFTTAGAMWMASGTDLLTIFLGLEVLSVSLYVLAGMFRNQLRSNEAGLKYFFLGAFSTGFLLYGVALLFGVTGTTNLQGIADAFASGETMLDNSMAVAGMILLGTGFLFKIAAAPFHMWTPDVYQGAPTPITAFMSAGPKAAAFAAFVRVFSVSLESMQVEWTSMLWILAVLTMIVGNVIAISQDNIKRMLAYSSIAHAGYAMVGMAAANEIGLSGILFYMLAYTFMNMGAFAVLVLAGKKGEENLTLEGFSGFGYRRPFLGVAMTIFLFSLMGIPPTAGFAGKFYIFAGALKADLVWLAVIGVLNSAVSLYYYLRVMVYMYFRDPSEDFGWVKMNVATTASIILAIVGVLLLGILPGPVMELAKLSLF from the coding sequence ATGGAAAACCTGGTGCAAGACGCTATTCAAAACGTCAATATGGCGGCGATTATGCCATCATTCATTCTGGTCCTGTTCGGCATGGCCGTAATGATGGTGACTGTCTTTTCGCCGAAGGGCAAAACCGCCCACATTTCATGGGTCAGCATTGCTGGCCTGGTCATCACCGCGTTCGTCGCTTTCGGCGGGTGGAACGCTAACGAAGTCGGATTCCATGGCAGCGTGGTGATGGACAATTTTGCCACTTTCTTCAACATGACTTTTATTGTCGCGGCCATTCTGACCATATTGATGTCTGACGACTACATTCAGCGCGAGGGGTACCCCCTTGGCGAGTACTACGCGTTGATTCTTTTTACTACGGCGGGTGCTATGTGGATGGCATCCGGCACTGATCTGTTGACCATCTTCCTGGGTCTCGAGGTCCTGTCGGTCTCTCTCTATGTGCTTGCCGGAATGTTCCGCAATCAACTGCGCTCCAACGAAGCCGGATTGAAATATTTCTTCCTCGGCGCTTTTTCTACAGGCTTTCTGCTCTATGGTGTGGCGCTTCTCTTCGGCGTCACCGGCACGACCAACCTGCAGGGGATTGCCGATGCCTTCGCTTCCGGCGAGACCATGCTCGACAATTCGATGGCAGTCGCCGGCATGATCCTGCTGGGCACCGGCTTTCTTTTCAAAATTGCCGCTGCACCCTTCCACATGTGGACCCCTGATGTTTATCAAGGTGCTCCTACGCCGATCACCGCATTCATGAGTGCCGGTCCCAAGGCCGCTGCTTTTGCTGCTTTCGTTCGGGTCTTCTCCGTCAGCCTTGAAAGCATGCAGGTTGAATGGACTTCAATGCTGTGGATTCTTGCGGTGTTGACCATGATCGTCGGTAACGTGATTGCCATTTCCCAGGATAACATTAAACGGATGCTGGCCTACTCCTCCATTGCGCATGCGGGTTATGCCATGGTCGGTATGGCAGCCGCCAATGAGATCGGGTTGTCCGGGATTCTGTTTTACATGCTTGCCTATACCTTCATGAATATGGGGGCCTTCGCAGTCCTCGTGCTGGCGGGCAAAAAAGGCGAAGAGAATCTCACCCTGGAGGGATTCTCAGGGTTCGGTTATCGTCGTCCTTTCCTGGGCGTAGCAATGACCATCTTCCTCTTCTCTTTAATGGGCATTCCGCCGACAGCCGGATTCGCCGGTAAGTTTTATATCTTTGCCGGTGCTCTGAAAGCTGACCTGGTATGGCTTGCCGTCATCGGCGTACTTAACTCAGCCGTTTCCCTCTACTATTACCTGCGGGTTATGGTGTACATGTATTTCCGCGATCCCAGCGAAGATTTCGGATGGGTAAAAATGAATGTGGCGACCACTGCTTCTATCATTCTTGCTATCGTAGGCGTGTTGCTGCTCGGCATTCTTCCCGGGCCGGTTATGGAGCTTGCCAAGCTGTCTCTGTTCTAA
- a CDS encoding UbiD family decarboxylase codes for MKLLPNKTRSLKSFLQKLDSQGDLHHVRTTVSCNQEISAITDRVCKSTGGGQALLFESVRESRFPVVTNLFGSARRAAFAWGRGASFQDIAELIKNAQGRGSDERLRNLVRARGRCSAPAGRLELPLRQYGLTSLPALQNWPGDGGRFLTLAQVYLRDPQNQRINCGIYRMQILDDDRAAIRFLPGSDGARIFEAYAQAKRNMPVAITLGSDPAWLAAAAFPLPMDISESDFARWLSDRPLSSARAPLTDLTIPADAEFVMEGVVCPEENTLEGPFGNHTGYYAPPDRAAVFHLQALYHGEDPVFPATVVGPPPMENVHLMRGSEPLTLALLNVDYPCIERLRFIEQGIFHGCVVLGVDCSRDQEIFDLASALWQQGPLKRSRLLIFCDREIEIEPLSVVLWRLINRVDPEQDILVEHGRMAIDVTRPPSGPPVVPSSDIVDLINRRWHEYGF; via the coding sequence GTGAAACTGTTGCCGAATAAAACCCGCTCACTGAAATCCTTCCTGCAAAAGCTGGACAGCCAGGGTGATCTTCATCACGTCAGGACAACTGTGTCCTGTAATCAGGAAATTTCCGCGATTACCGACCGCGTCTGCAAAAGTACAGGAGGAGGGCAGGCCCTTTTGTTTGAATCGGTAAGGGAGAGTAGGTTTCCTGTGGTGACCAACCTGTTCGGTTCTGCTCGACGTGCGGCTTTTGCCTGGGGAAGGGGGGCAAGCTTTCAGGATATTGCTGAACTGATAAAAAATGCGCAGGGCCGTGGAAGTGATGAACGGTTGCGCAACCTTGTTCGAGCCCGGGGCCGTTGCTCTGCGCCAGCAGGCAGGCTCGAACTCCCATTACGGCAATATGGGCTGACTTCACTCCCTGCGCTGCAAAACTGGCCGGGGGACGGGGGGCGATTTCTGACCCTGGCTCAGGTCTACTTGAGAGACCCACAGAACCAGCGTATCAATTGCGGCATTTACCGGATGCAGATACTCGATGATGACCGTGCCGCTATCCGCTTTTTGCCTGGAAGTGATGGCGCCCGGATTTTTGAGGCTTACGCCCAGGCCAAACGCAACATGCCGGTCGCCATCACACTTGGAAGCGATCCTGCCTGGTTGGCCGCTGCAGCATTTCCGTTGCCGATGGACATCTCTGAAAGTGATTTCGCACGCTGGCTCAGCGACCGTCCTCTTTCCTCTGCCCGGGCCCCGCTCACGGACTTGACGATACCTGCCGACGCGGAATTTGTCATGGAAGGGGTGGTTTGTCCAGAGGAGAACACTTTGGAAGGGCCGTTTGGCAACCATACCGGTTACTACGCCCCACCGGACCGTGCGGCGGTATTTCACCTTCAGGCGCTTTACCACGGAGAAGATCCAGTCTTTCCGGCTACGGTGGTCGGCCCTCCGCCCATGGAAAATGTCCACCTGATGCGTGGTTCAGAACCCCTCACCCTTGCCCTGCTCAATGTGGATTATCCCTGCATAGAACGCCTGCGCTTTATCGAACAGGGCATTTTCCATGGCTGCGTCGTTCTGGGAGTGGATTGCTCCAGGGATCAGGAAATCTTTGACCTGGCCAGTGCCCTGTGGCAGCAGGGGCCTTTGAAACGGTCGCGACTGCTGATCTTTTGTGATCGAGAAATAGAAATCGAGCCCTTATCGGTGGTGTTGTGGCGATTGATTAACCGGGTTGATCCCGAGCAGGATATCTTAGTTGAACACGGCCGAATGGCAATCGATGTGACCAGACCACCAAGCGGTCCTCCAGTGGTGCCCTCATCTGATATTGTGGACCTGATCAACAGACGCTGGCACGAATACGGCTTTTAG
- a CDS encoding UbiA-like polyprenyltransferase, translated as MTLNLVWNKTRNLLEMIKFSHTVFAFPFALMGVVLASLENGTPPTGMQILWICLAMVGARSGAMALNRIIDARIDARNPRTAQRHLPAGKVGAVEAWALVIASFVLLIFSAWMLNPLCFFLSPVAIAFLVLYSYCKRFTAMAHLVLGLCLAAAPLGAWIALRGDIGWPAVNLGLAVLLWVAGFDIFYALQDMEFDREQGLYSIPARVGAEGSIILTRVFHAGMLVLLLTLLLVPGLGWLYFAGVCVVAGLLLYEHRLVKPDDLSRLDAAFFNMNGYISVTIFLFTLGDALL; from the coding sequence ATGACATTGAACCTGGTGTGGAACAAGACCCGCAATCTGTTGGAGATGATCAAATTCTCCCACACTGTTTTTGCTTTTCCCTTCGCGCTGATGGGGGTCGTGCTGGCTTCTCTGGAAAACGGGACGCCGCCGACCGGGATGCAGATCCTGTGGATCTGCCTGGCCATGGTGGGCGCACGGTCCGGCGCCATGGCACTCAACCGCATTATCGACGCGCGCATAGATGCGCGTAATCCACGCACTGCGCAGCGCCATCTGCCCGCTGGCAAGGTGGGAGCCGTTGAGGCATGGGCGTTGGTGATCGCTTCATTTGTCCTGCTTATTTTTTCCGCCTGGATGCTCAATCCACTTTGTTTTTTTCTCTCGCCGGTAGCCATCGCTTTTCTGGTACTTTACTCGTACTGCAAGCGTTTCACCGCCATGGCCCACCTGGTTCTGGGGCTCTGCCTGGCGGCGGCGCCGCTGGGCGCCTGGATCGCCCTGCGCGGCGATATCGGCTGGCCTGCGGTCAACCTCGGCCTGGCGGTGTTGTTGTGGGTCGCCGGCTTTGATATCTTCTACGCCCTGCAGGATATGGAATTTGATCGCGAGCAAGGGCTCTATTCGATCCCGGCACGGGTCGGCGCCGAAGGCTCCATTATTCTCACCCGGGTGTTTCATGCCGGCATGCTGGTGCTGCTGCTGACCCTGTTGCTGGTGCCGGGGCTCGGATGGCTCTACTTTGCCGGTGTCTGCGTGGTGGCGGGCCTTCTGCTCTACGAGCACCGGCTTGTCAAACCCGACGACCTGTCGCGCCTGGATGCAGCTTTCTTCAATATGAACGGCTATATCAGCGTAACCATCTTCCTGTTCACCCTGGGCGATGCCCTTCTCTGA
- a CDS encoding UbiX family flavin prenyltransferase: MDKTNKHVVVAITGASGTCYGLRLMEWLLQHDVRITALVSRAGGQVLSHETGLAWPDETGARLEMLRGYFNCGDQLQYYDEKNLLAPVASGSAAPDAVVVVPCSMGSLARIAAGISDNLIERVADVALKEHRPLILVPRETPLNALHLENMLRLARAGACILPAMPAFYHQPGEISDLIDFVVGKILDSLGEDHHLFQRWGSEPLT; the protein is encoded by the coding sequence ATGGATAAAACAAACAAGCATGTGGTGGTGGCGATCACCGGCGCTTCGGGAACCTGCTATGGGCTGCGACTGATGGAGTGGCTGCTTCAGCATGATGTGCGGATCACTGCTCTGGTCAGCCGCGCCGGCGGACAGGTTCTCAGCCACGAAACCGGCCTTGCATGGCCGGATGAAACCGGGGCGCGCCTTGAGATGCTGCGCGGTTATTTCAACTGCGGAGATCAGCTGCAGTACTACGACGAAAAAAACCTGCTGGCGCCGGTGGCCAGCGGTTCCGCCGCGCCCGATGCCGTGGTGGTCGTGCCCTGCTCCATGGGCAGCCTCGCGCGTATTGCTGCAGGAATCAGTGACAACCTCATCGAGCGGGTTGCCGATGTCGCTCTTAAGGAGCATCGTCCATTGATCCTCGTGCCGCGCGAAACGCCGCTCAATGCTCTGCACCTGGAAAACATGCTGCGCCTTGCCCGGGCCGGGGCCTGCATTCTGCCGGCGATGCCGGCTTTCTACCATCAACCCGGTGAAATCAGCGACCTGATCGACTTCGTCGTCGGGAAGATTCTCGACAGCCTGGGGGAAGATCACCATCTTTTTCAGCGCTGGGGAAGCGAACCCCTCACATAA
- the rimO gene encoding 30S ribosomal protein S12 methylthiotransferase RimO, with protein MKKHTVSLVSLGCPKNLVDAEVMLGHLPPDRYEIITDEAQAEIIIVNTCAFIQDAQEESVDTILEVADYKKNGNCRLLVVSGCLPQRYREELERELPEVDLFVGTADAPRMVALLEEKIAGSGVRQAVSDPSFLYDHTTPRVKSSPFYSTYIKIAEGCANHCSYCIIPRLRGTLRSRSIDSVVAEARRLVSQGVAEINLIAQDITAYGADRSDGANLPDLLRALTKIDELHWLRLLYAYPDGVSDELIDLVAGEEKICSYLDIPLQHIDDEMLKQMNRRVSEQQVRELVARLRERIPDLTLRTSFIVGFPGETQEQFEKLLSFVEEGHFDRLGVFRYSREEGTVAAELPEQVPERVKNERYKRLMKAQARISFRKNRALVGRVEPVLVEGVSEETELLLRGRSVRQAPDVDGQVYITAGRAEVGEIVPLRITDSSEYDLIGEIVED; from the coding sequence TTGAAGAAGCACACCGTATCGCTGGTCAGCCTCGGCTGCCCGAAAAACCTGGTTGACGCCGAAGTCATGCTCGGGCATCTGCCGCCGGACCGCTACGAAATCATCACCGACGAGGCGCAGGCCGAGATCATCATCGTCAATACCTGCGCGTTTATCCAGGATGCCCAGGAGGAGTCGGTCGATACTATTCTCGAGGTTGCGGATTACAAGAAAAACGGCAACTGCCGCCTGCTGGTGGTCAGCGGCTGCCTGCCGCAGCGCTATCGCGAAGAGCTGGAGCGGGAGTTGCCGGAGGTCGATCTCTTCGTCGGTACGGCCGATGCCCCGCGGATGGTGGCGCTGCTGGAGGAAAAAATCGCAGGCTCCGGAGTGCGTCAGGCGGTGAGCGACCCATCCTTTCTCTATGACCACACCACGCCGCGGGTCAAGTCATCGCCTTTTTACAGCACCTACATCAAAATTGCCGAAGGGTGCGCCAATCATTGCTCCTACTGCATCATCCCCCGCCTGCGGGGGACGCTGCGATCACGCTCCATCGACTCGGTTGTTGCGGAGGCCCGGCGCCTGGTGTCGCAGGGAGTTGCAGAGATCAATCTTATCGCCCAGGATATTACCGCCTACGGTGCGGACCGCAGCGACGGCGCCAACCTGCCCGATCTGCTGCGCGCCCTGACCAAAATCGATGAACTGCATTGGCTGCGGCTGCTCTATGCCTACCCCGACGGCGTCAGTGACGAACTCATTGATCTGGTCGCCGGGGAAGAGAAGATCTGCAGCTACCTCGATATCCCACTGCAGCACATCGACGATGAGATGCTCAAGCAGATGAACCGCCGTGTGTCCGAACAGCAGGTGCGCGAGCTGGTGGCTAGGCTGCGTGAGCGGATTCCCGATCTGACCCTGCGGACCTCTTTTATCGTTGGATTTCCCGGAGAAACGCAGGAGCAGTTCGAAAAACTGCTGAGCTTTGTCGAAGAGGGCCATTTCGATCGCCTTGGCGTGTTCCGCTATTCCCGCGAGGAAGGAACGGTGGCGGCGGAGCTGCCGGAGCAGGTTCCCGAGCGGGTCAAGAACGAGCGTTACAAGCGCCTGATGAAGGCGCAGGCGCGCATCTCCTTTCGCAAGAACCGAGCCCTTGTTGGGCGGGTCGAACCGGTGCTGGTTGAAGGCGTGAGCGAGGAGACCGAGCTGTTGCTGCGCGGACGCTCCGTGCGGCAGGCTCCCGATGTGGACGGCCAGGTGTACATTACCGCCGGGCGGGCCGAAGTAGGGGAGATCGTGCCGCTGCGCATCACCGATTCCTCCGAGTACGACCTGATTGGTGAAATCGTCGAGGATTGA
- a CDS encoding FAD:protein FMN transferase, whose product MPFHRPIMVLVLLLLAGVFFLAQLGGDGSSEVRRSRLLLGTVVEITALGPDRSLLEGAVSDAFAEMERIEQLMSPHIEGSDVARLSKAETPQPVSPETATVLRLGLHLAAQSDGAFDLTLGRLKELWGIEGENPQVPDSHSVEDALRGIGPQALRLEAPLVVKSSPELQIDLGGIAKGYAIDRAIFLLADAGIEFASVNAGGDMRLLGDRGGKRPWRIGIQHPRDPQRLLTTLEVEDVSVVTSGDYERYFEQEGRRYHHLFDPRTGYPATACQSVTVVAPSAMLADALATALFVLGPEQGIPLLQLYPEAEALIVDSSGKEHQSANFAEYRL is encoded by the coding sequence ATGCCTTTTCATCGCCCGATCATGGTCCTGGTGCTGCTGTTGCTGGCTGGAGTTTTTTTCTTGGCGCAGCTGGGAGGGGACGGTTCTTCCGAGGTCCGGCGCAGCCGCCTGCTGTTGGGAACGGTGGTGGAAATCACCGCCCTGGGCCCTGATCGCAGCCTCCTTGAAGGCGCGGTCAGCGATGCTTTCGCCGAGATGGAGCGCATCGAGCAGTTGATGAGCCCCCATATCGAGGGCAGCGACGTGGCGCGGCTCTCCAAGGCCGAAACGCCGCAGCCGGTGTCCCCGGAAACGGCCACCGTCCTGCGTCTGGGCCTGCATCTGGCGGCACAGAGCGACGGAGCCTTCGATCTGACCCTGGGGCGCCTCAAAGAGCTGTGGGGGATCGAGGGAGAAAACCCGCAGGTGCCGGATTCCCATTCCGTGGAGGACGCCCTGCGCGGCATCGGGCCCCAGGCCCTGCGGCTGGAAGCCCCTCTTGTCGTCAAAAGCAGCCCCGAGCTGCAGATCGACCTGGGTGGCATCGCGAAAGGCTATGCCATTGATCGGGCTATCTTCCTGCTGGCCGATGCGGGGATTGAATTCGCTTCGGTCAATGCCGGCGGCGATATGCGCCTGCTGGGAGACCGCGGAGGGAAGCGCCCCTGGCGGATCGGCATCCAGCACCCCCGTGACCCGCAGCGGCTGCTGACCACTCTCGAAGTGGAGGATGTCTCCGTGGTCACCTCCGGTGATTACGAACGCTATTTCGAACAGGAGGGGCGCCGCTACCATCACCTGTTCGATCCCCGTACCGGTTATCCTGCCACCGCCTGCCAAAGCGTAACAGTGGTGGCCCCCAGCGCCATGCTGGCCGACGCGCTGGCTACGGCGCTCTTCGTCCTCGGTCCGGAGCAGGGGATACCTCTTTTGCAGCTTTATCCCGAGGCGGAGGCGCTGATCGTCGACAGCAGCGGGAAAGAACATCAAAGCGCAAATTTTGCCGAGTACCGCCTGTGA
- a CDS encoding NusG domain II-containing protein: MIAALWSRTTVLDRLVVVLLLALVVASALWAAQRPAGARVVVERDGQVVFSAPLSEPRSARLSGPLGETVIEIEDGRARVISSPCPTKACMGMGPASRQGDLLACVPNHLIVRIEGGRQEDTPPYDLLSR, translated from the coding sequence GTGATTGCTGCTCTATGGAGTCGCACAACCGTTCTTGACCGCCTGGTTGTGGTTCTGCTGCTGGCGCTGGTTGTCGCTTCCGCCCTGTGGGCGGCGCAGCGCCCCGCCGGCGCACGGGTGGTGGTCGAGCGTGACGGCCAGGTGGTGTTCAGCGCCCCCCTGTCCGAGCCCCGCAGCGCTCGGCTCTCGGGGCCTCTCGGTGAGACGGTGATTGAGATAGAAGACGGCCGCGCGCGTGTCATCTCTTCTCCCTGTCCCACGAAAGCCTGCATGGGGATGGGACCGGCTTCCCGTCAAGGGGATCTGCTGGCCTGCGTTCCGAATCATCTGATCGTCCGCATCGAGGGCGGCCGCCAGGAGGATACCCCGCCTTATGACCTGCTCAGCCGTTGA
- a CDS encoding Gx transporter family protein, which yields MTCSAVDPQELARCRRGVFLALFTALAVVLNVFEFLLPSPAPWFRLGFANILTLCALYLFDGRAAWTVSIARILVGSLVIGNLFAPGFFLALTGGVLAVTLMTGARALAGERLGPVGASALGAVGHALGQLLMARWLLVQHDGLWLLLPFFLAFALVTGVLNGLIAALVIEKVATHPAFASQRRTQE from the coding sequence ATGACCTGCTCAGCCGTTGACCCCCAGGAATTGGCTCGCTGTCGGCGCGGGGTGTTTCTGGCCCTGTTTACCGCGCTGGCGGTGGTGCTCAACGTCTTCGAATTCCTGCTGCCTTCCCCCGCCCCCTGGTTCCGCCTCGGCTTCGCCAATATCCTGACCCTGTGCGCCCTCTACCTGTTCGATGGCCGGGCGGCCTGGACGGTAAGTATCGCTCGAATTCTGGTGGGTTCGCTGGTCATCGGCAACCTGTTCGCGCCCGGTTTTTTCCTGGCGCTGACCGGCGGGGTGCTGGCGGTGACGTTGATGACCGGTGCCCGCGCCCTGGCAGGCGAGCGCCTCGGCCCGGTGGGAGCCAGCGCGCTGGGAGCTGTGGGGCATGCCTTGGGGCAGCTGCTGATGGCGCGCTGGCTGCTGGTACAGCATGACGGCCTGTGGTTGCTGCTCCCCTTCTTTCTCGCCTTTGCCCTGGTGACGGGCGTGCTCAACGGCCTGATCGCGGCTCTGGTTATCGAAAAAGTCGCCACCCATCCGGCTTTCGCTTCACAGCGGAGAACCCAGGAATGA
- a CDS encoding ABC transporter ATP-binding protein → MSLFASLLSYLNPWRAVLLRGSLWLTATALLALVIPWMLKRGVEAIERGDYADLVMFAGILALAALARGLARIASRLSFLHTARRVEVALRRDLLQRLLAQPGPFFDRHRTGDLLARFTGDVTNVRMLAGFGVMTILNAAIVYVLTLAMMLTLSPSLTLVAVLPYPFMLLGVKYLSRRLLYHSGRVQEGLGQVSEAVEETISGQAVIRAHGLAHNRCRRFSELNDEYLQRNLSLARLRALVMPVMVVVGPVGTLLVLYYGGIKVAAGALSLGDFVAFSAYLSQLTWPTLLLGWVLTLKQRAAASMERLQDLLTLPASSLSANTEDNSKQPLPEDAPRIEFQHLDFSYLQGEPVLRDFNLSVPGGSLVGIAGSTGSGKTTLLRLLAGLYLPPAGALFIDGVDLTQLDLRSHRRRISAIPQEGRLFSGSLRENLLYALPSADDRCLESIARQACLTAELEQFPDGFDTRVGEGGLSLSGGQRQRVSIGRALARDAGLFLLDDPFSHLDAATAQTVWQRIRPKLAGRTVFLVSTRVSLLAAADRIVVLHEGQIRQQGSHDELLRAGGHYARLYHREQLRDELEQS, encoded by the coding sequence ATGAGTCTTTTTGCGTCACTGCTGAGCTATCTCAATCCCTGGCGCGCGGTGCTGCTGCGCGGATCTCTGTGGCTGACCGCAACTGCGTTGCTGGCGCTGGTCATCCCCTGGATGCTCAAACGCGGCGTCGAAGCGATCGAGCGCGGCGATTATGCTGACCTGGTGATGTTTGCAGGAATTCTGGCCCTGGCCGCTTTGGCCCGTGGCCTGGCCCGCATTGCTTCGCGTCTGTCCTTTCTCCACACCGCCCGCAGGGTCGAGGTGGCTCTGCGCCGCGATCTGCTGCAGCGGCTGCTCGCCCAGCCGGGACCCTTCTTCGACCGGCACCGCACCGGCGACCTGCTGGCGCGATTCACCGGCGATGTCACCAATGTCCGCATGCTCGCTGGCTTCGGGGTGATGACCATTCTCAATGCCGCCATCGTCTACGTTCTGACGTTGGCGATGATGCTCACCCTCTCTCCCTCCCTGACCCTGGTGGCGGTGCTGCCATACCCCTTCATGCTGCTGGGCGTCAAATATCTCAGCCGCCGTCTGCTATACCACTCCGGCCGGGTGCAGGAGGGTCTGGGGCAGGTCAGTGAAGCGGTGGAAGAGACAATCAGCGGACAGGCGGTGATCCGGGCCCATGGCCTGGCGCACAATCGGTGCCGGCGGTTTTCTGAACTCAATGATGAATATCTGCAGCGCAACCTGAGCCTGGCGCGCCTGCGGGCGCTGGTGATGCCGGTGATGGTGGTGGTCGGCCCGGTGGGTACGCTGCTGGTGCTCTATTACGGCGGGATCAAGGTTGCCGCCGGTGCACTTTCGCTGGGTGATTTTGTGGCCTTCAGCGCCTACCTGTCGCAGTTGACCTGGCCGACTCTGTTGCTCGGCTGGGTACTGACCCTGAAGCAGCGTGCCGCGGCCAGCATGGAGCGCCTGCAGGATCTGCTGACCCTGCCGGCGTCGTCTCTATCCGCTAACACCGAGGACAACTCGAAGCAGCCTCTCCCTGAAGATGCGCCGCGCATCGAATTTCAACATCTGGATTTTTCCTATTTGCAGGGCGAACCGGTGCTGCGCGATTTCAACCTGAGCGTACCGGGCGGCTCGCTGGTCGGTATCGCCGGCTCGACCGGTTCCGGCAAAACCACCCTGCTGCGGTTGCTGGCCGGATTGTACCTGCCGCCGGCGGGCGCCCTGTTTATCGATGGGGTCGACCTGACCCAGCTTGATCTACGCTCCCACCGGCGCCGCATCAGTGCCATTCCGCAGGAAGGGCGGCTTTTTTCCGGATCCCTGCGAGAGAACCTGCTCTATGCTTTGCCCAGCGCCGATGATCGCTGCCTTGAATCCATCGCACGCCAGGCATGCCTGACGGCGGAGCTGGAGCAGTTCCCCGACGGTTTCGACACCCGGGTCGGCGAGGGAGGGCTGAGTCTCTCCGGCGGCCAGCGCCAACGGGTCTCCATCGGCCGGGCCCTGGCGCGGGATGCGGGACTGTTTCTGCTGGACGATCCGTTCAGCCATCTCGATGCCGCGACGGCGCAGACCGTATGGCAGCGGATTCGTCCTAAACTGGCCGGGCGCACCGTCTTCCTGGTCTCGACCCGCGTTTCGCTGCTGGCCGCCGCCGATCGCATCGTTGTTCTCCACGAGGGGCAGATCCGGCAGCAGGGCAGTCATGACGAGCTGCTGCGGGCCGGCGGCCATTACGCCCGTCTCTATCACCGTGAACAGCTGCGCGACGAGCTGGAACAGAGTTAG